Proteins found in one Drosophila innubila isolate TH190305 chromosome X, UK_Dinn_1.0, whole genome shotgun sequence genomic segment:
- the LOC117783356 gene encoding protein disconnected has translation MSERKRYHKDNAPTDDIITLINLVRQNPALYNYKLQPNQRRRPDILSGWQEVSQQMGNKYSVQEVRRKWKNLRDTYHQYRRRSPKCIEGRLSKWRYAKPLDFLSKVYQPKLKAHRNALAAMLQIKKQPDDDDDDEHEHDHDHDHEHDHDHDQLIDEDVHSDGTTTGLSSAHHHGSSQITLVSDEAETFILTAYEESVADDHHHHGHHQHHHHQHHPHPHHTHHPHHHHQHDGSISSIELSQITHDDDDDDDDDDGVVDDELDDDVDHHGQVVDIVKHELDEDGATAAEVDYEEVCLYEEATGQHCEMGVVDGSSDVTDSKGFHYIDADDFCIEDMETEQDQETDQQQQHQQQETAMATSTRTTTLTMPHQLRHHFATATVSSATNSVLSGAAGGVGTVITADTKLKNLTLVTTTAAAAAAAKETTTTTTTTTQQLALVDVTEATSTSVTISSTPAVSLNAVSTTLPVSVGIGTALGTEMGTGTTTGATATQTSNFSTPATILQLPALSCNLTQAGVGATSNYLGNNSTSPASGSSISIASSSTLIKDDEQQQQQQQQQQQQQQHSPIKRDELDLFFDFLKKKMQYFSKTQITHIQMEFLNCVSRQEVAAEMDAKE, from the exons atgtcGGAGCGTAAACGTTATCACAAGGACAATGCGCCCACCGACGATATTATCACACTTATCAACCTGGTGCGACAAAATCCAGCACTGTACAACTACAAACTGCAGCCGAATCAAAGGCGACGTCCGGATATACTCAGCGGCTGGCAGGAAGTCTCGCAGCAAATGGGCA atAAATACAGCGTTCAGGAGGTGAGACGCAAGTGGAAGAATCTGCGAGATACGTACCATCAATATCGCCGTCGTTCTCCCAAATGCATCGAGGGACGTCTGTCCAAGTGGCGTTATGCGAAACCCTTGGATTTCCTATCCAAAGTCTATCAGCCAAAGTTGAAGGCACATCGCAATGCATTGGCTGCCATGTTGCAGATCAAGAAACAGCcggatgatgacgatgatgatgagcacGAGCATGACCATGATCACGATCATGAGCATGATCACGATCATGATCAGCTAATTGATGAGGATGTGCATTCGGATGGAACAACGACAGGTTTATCATCGGCACATCATCATGGTAGCTCACAAATCACATTGGTTAGCGATGAGGCtgaaacatttatattaaCCGCCTACGAGGAGAGTGTGGCagatgatcatcatcatcatggccatcatcagcatcatcatcatcagcatcatccacatccacatcacACACATCatccacatcatcatcatcaacatgaTGGCAGCATTTCCAGCATTGAATTGTCACAAATCAcacacgatgatgatgatgacgatgatgatgatgatggtgttGTGGATGATGAGCTCGATGATGATGTGGATCATCATGGCCAGGTGGTGGATATTGTTAAGCATGAACTGGACGAGGATGGCGCCACCGCTGCCGAGGTGGACTACGAGGAGGTTTGCCTCTACGAGGAGGCAACCGGACAACACTGTGAAATGGGCGTCGTCGATGGTAGCTCGGATGTGACTGACAGCAAGGGATTCCATTACATTGATGCGGATGATTTTTGCATAGAGGATATGGAAACGGAGCAGGATCAAGAAACggatcagcaacagcaacaccaacaacaagagaCGGCAATGGCAACGTCAACACGCACAACAACCTTAACAATGCCACATCAATTGCGACATCATTTTGCCACAGCCACCGTGAGCAGTGCCACCAATAGCGTCCTCTCCGGCGCTGCTGGCGGCGTCGGCACTGTCATCACCGCCGACACAAAGCTCAAGAATCTCACGCTggtgacaacaacagcggcagcggcagcggcggcgaaagagacaacaacaacaacgacgacaacaacacaacaattgGCACTTGTGGATGTGACAGAGGCAACGAGCACAAGTGTCACCATATCCAGCACGCCAGCGGTTTCTTTAAATGCCGTGAGCACCACATTGCCAGTTAGCGTGGGCATAGGAACGGCACTAGGAACAGAAATGGGCACAGGAACAACAActggagcaactgcaacacaaaCTTCCAATTTCAGCACACCGGCTACCATTTTGCAATTGCCAGCTTTAAGTTGTAATCTGACCCAAGCGGGAGTTGGAGCTACTTCCAATTATCTGGGCAATAATTCCACATCCCCCGCCTCCGGCTCCTCCATCAGCATTGCCTCCAGCAGCACTTTGATCAAAGATgatgagcagcaacagcagcagcaacaacagcaacaacaacagcagcaacattcgCCTATCAAACGCGATGAACTTGATCTGTTTTTTGATTTCCTCAAGAAGAAAATGCAATACTTTAGCAAAACGCAAATTACGCATATTCAAATGGAGTTTTTGAATTGTGTCAGTCGGCAGGAAGTTGCCGCCGAAATGGATGCCAAGGAATAG
- the LOC117783367 gene encoding negative elongation factor B, with the protein MSTPTKTNGTGLEDVNIPGQAFLREALTSCTDPLKAIESFQVENGVLLPSLRPMLPLLDLHGVRRLDFHTSLMEELRDKLIAHINDLGQKEPRERDKMLKELLVKSFPVVRVKSLRPVVMAILRNTQHIDDKYLRILVRDRELYADTDTEVKRQIWRDNQSLFGDEVSPLLSQYIREKEHILFDHTNLQNLFFQPTPKVRRQGEVVQKLANMIGSSVKLYDMVLQFLRTLFLRTRNVHYCTLRAELLMALHDLEVQEIISIDPCHKFTWCLDACIREKNVDIKRSRELQGFLDNIKRGQEQVLGDLSMTLCDPYAINFLATSAIKILQHLINNEGMPRENQILILLLRMLALGLSAWLMIDSQDFKEPKLDGQVVTKFLPALMSLMVDDQCRSLHAKLPNDERESALTTIEHSGPAPDAVEAYIQESAVSSILAMYYTLHSARIKDRMGLLRVLAILSGCKDDRAYEDPFLHSLIALLIPMCDEFATEDFCTTLFDEFIFAGLQRENVTCRHMLKLLWYIHHKLPPGRLGSLMKAMQPTAAHNEHIHKLYESLQERIGSVPPSTITIASTASASSSVDISTHVETPATPSLPGASPASASASPASGTEFDSPLKGLPVPPPHFTTPTP; encoded by the exons ATGAGCACgcccacaaaaacaaatggcaCTGGCCTGGAGGATGTGAATATACCCGGTCAAGCGTTTCTACGCGAAGCATTAACTTCCTGCACCGATCCGTTAAAAGCGATTGAAAGTTTTCAG GTGGAGAATGGCGTGCTGTTGCCATCGTTGCGTCCAATGCTGCCGCTGTTGGATTTGCATGGCGTGCGGCGTCTCGATTTTCATACATCGCTGATGGAGGAATTGCGGGACAAGTTAATAGCGCACATTAACGATCTTGGGCAGAAGGAGCCGCGGGAACGGGACAAAATGTTAAAGGAGCTGCTGGTCAAGAGTTTTCCCGTGGTGCGCGTTAAATCGCTGCGTCCTGTGGTAATGGCCATACTGCGTAATACACAGCATATTGATGATAAATATTTGAGGATTCTAGTGAGAGATCGTGAACTATATGCGGACACAGATACAGAGGTGAAGCGTCAAATTTGGCGGGATAATCAATCACTGTTTGGGGATGAAGTGTCGCCACTGTTGTCACAATACATACGCGAAAAGGAGCACATACTCTTCGATCATACGAATCTACAGAATCTGTTCTTTCAACCCACGCCCAAGGTGCGACGTCAGGGTGAAGTCGTTCAAAAGTTGGCCAACATGATTGGCAGCAGTGTCAAGTTGTATGACATGGTTTTACAATTTCTGCGCACACTATTCCTGCGCACCCGCAACGTTCATTATTGTACACTCCGTGCGGAACTCCTGATGGCATTGCATGATCTCGAGGTGCAGGAGATTATCTCGATAGATCCGTGTCACAAGTTCACCTGGTGTCTGGACGCGTGCATACGTGAGAAGAATGTGGATATTAAGCGATCACGTGAACTGCAGGGATTTCTGGATAACATTAAGCGTGGACAGGAGCAGGTTTTGGGTGATCTCTCAATGACACTCTGTGATCCGTATGCCATTAATTTTCTGGCCACATCAGCCATTAAGATACTACAGCATTTGATCAACAACGAAGGCATGCCGCGAGAGAATCAAATCCTAATCCTATTGCTGCGCATGTTGGCATTGGGTTTGAGTGCCTGGCTCATGATCGACTCGCAGGACTTTAAGGAGCCCAAACTGGATGGCCAGGTGGTGACCAAGTTTCTGCCCGCTCTCATGTCCCTCATGGTGGACGATCAATGTCGCAGTTTGCATGCCAAGTTGCCCAACGATGAACGTGAATCGGCATTGACCACCATTGAGCATTCCGGACCAGCTCCCGATGCTGTGGAGGCTTATATACAGGAGAGCGCCGTCTCTAGCATATTGGCCATGTATTATACCCTACACTCGGCAAGGATCAAGGATCGCATGGGCTTGCTGCGTGTGTTGGCCATTTTGTCCGGCTGCAAAGATGATCGCGCCTATGAGGATCCATTTTTGCACTCACTGATCGCATTGCTTATACCCATGTGTGATGAATTTGCCACGGAAGATTTCTGCACCACGCTCTTTGATGAGTTCATCTTTGCCGGACTGCAGCGGGAGAATGTCACCTGTCGTCACATGTTGAAGTTGCTGTGGTATATCCATCATAAGCTACCGCCTGGTCGACTGGGCAGCCTCATGAAGGCCATGCAACCGACGGCGGCACACAATGAACACATCCACAAGCTCTATGAATCCCTGCAAGAACGCATCGGCAGTGTTCCTCCCTCCACCATCACCATCGCTTCCACCGCTTCCGCATCCTCCAGCGTTGACATTTCTACTCATGTGGAGACGCCAGCGACGCCTTCGCTTCCTGGTGCTTCTCCTGCTTCGGCCTCAGCTTCTCCTGCCTCCGGCACTGAATTCGATTCCCCTCTCAAGGGTTTGCCCGTTCCCCCGCCCCACTTTACCACGCCCACTCCATAG
- the LOC117793601 gene encoding pyruvate dehydrogenase [acetyl-transferring]-phosphatase 1, mitochondrial, with protein sequence MFKFVLHDAIGYVRNNVREFSLNALRLLPQLPQLSPYDVNLALRENEFIYNFPLDGIIHSYETNQLGSNSPCEDSRTEASLLFRNGFICGIFDGHGGAACGQVVSKRLLRYISAGTLPRQVLREQLKQGCTSQSFLKCHNDNVDFVSEIRPIYENSFQQYIKRLSDEPQRDVASELQQAFQQLDEDLALEALATNDVRTMSVALSGAVACLVHLEGLQLHVASTGDCGAVLGVLDPQTNQWHPKKLNIEHNADNMQEVDRILGEHPHEERETIIRNGRLLSQLAPLRAFGDYRYKWPVDTMQQKVVPMFGEHVMPPNYYTPPYLTARPDVQQHELGANDKFLVIASDGLWDFLTPSEVVSLVGEHLNSKKMLEPMRLPHGDIKLKEISEQLAERKAGLNRKPIDTNAATHLIRHALGATEYGIEHSKISYYLSLPQDVVRLYRDDITITVIYFNSEHIAKLKHENQTQAQTQTQPQPAA encoded by the exons ATGTTTAAGTTTGTGCTGCACGACGCCATTGGCTATGTGCGCAACAATGTGCGTGAGTTCAGTCTCAATGCGCTCCGATTGCTTCCTCAGTTGCCACAATTGAGTCCCTACGAT GTGAATTTGGCGTTAAgggaaaatgaatttatatacaatttccCGCTGGACGGCATCATACACAGCTATGAAACGAATCAACTTGGCTCGAATTCACCCTGCGAGGATTCCCGCACTGAGGCCAGTCTCCTGTTTCGCAATGGATTCATCTGCGGCATCTTTGATGGACATGGCGGTGCTGCCTGTGGTCAGGTGGTGTCCAAGCGTTTGCTGCGCTACATTTCGGCGGGCACACTGCCCCGTCAGGTGCTGCGGGAGCAACTGAAACAGGGCTGCACCAGCCAATCCTTCCTCAAGTGCCACAACGATAATGTGGATTTCGTTAGCGAAATACGACCCATTTATGAGAACAGCTTTCAGCAGTACATCAAGCGATTGAGCGACGAGCCGCAGCGAGATGTGGCCAGTGAGTTGCAGCAAGCATTTCAGCAGCTGGACGAGGATTTGGCCCTGGAGGCCCTGGCTACCAACGATGTGCGCACCATGAGTGTGGCATTATCAG GTGCCGTGGCATGTCTGGTGCATTTGGAGGGTCTGCAGCTGCATGTGGCCAGCACTGGAGATTGTGGCGCCGTGTTGGGTGTGCTGGATCCTCAGACAAATCAATGGCATCCCAAGAAACTAAACATTGAGCACAATGCGGATAATATGCAGGAAGTTGATCGCATTTTGGGTGAACATCCGCACGAGGAGCGGGAAACGATAATAAGAAATGGACGCCTACTTAGCCAGTTGGCACCGTTGCGCGCCTTTGGCGACTATCGCTACAAATGGCCCGTGGATACGATGCAACAGAAGGTGGTGCCCATGTTCGGGGAGCATGTGATGCCGCCAAATTATTATACACCGCCGTACCTGACCGCACGCCCCGATGTCCAACAGCATGAGCTGGGCGCCAACGATAAGTTTCTAGTCATTGCCAGCGATGGACTCTGGGATTTCCTAACGCCCAGCGAGGTTGTCAGCCTCGTCGGCGAGCACTTGAACTCCAAAAAGATGCTGGAGCCAATGCGTCTGCCACACGGCGATATTAAGCTCAAGGAAATCTCCGAGCAGCTCGCCGAACGCAA AGCTGGACTCAATAGGAAGCCCATTGATACGAATGCTGCAACACATTTGATACGCCATGCGCTGGGCGCCACAGAATATGGCATTGAGCACTCAAAGATCTCGTACTATTTGTCGTTGCCACAGGATGTGGTGCGTTTATATCGTGACGACATCACCATTACCGTCATCTACTTCAACTCGGAGCACATTGCCAAGCTAAAGCATGAAAATCAGACGCAAGCACAAACACAGACGCAGCCTCAACCCGCTGCGTGA
- the LOC117783345 gene encoding protein HIRA homolog: protein MRLVKPGWVHHDDKPIFSVDVHQDCTKFATGGQGNDSGRVVIWNLKPVLSEKDENDATVPKMLCQMDQHLACVNCVRWSQNGLLLASGSDDKLIMIWRKAQGPSGVFGTGGMQQNHESWKCIHTLRGHDGDVLDLAWSPNDLYLASCSIDNTIIVWDGRGLPAQLQTLRGHTGLVKGVAWDPVGKFLASQSDDRSIKIWRTMDWSCSTTITEPFQECGGTTHILRLSWSPDGQYLVSAHAMNGGGPTAQIIEREGFKCDKDFVGHRKAVTCVRFHNSILIRHMTGGNPSKPTQYCLLAVGSRDRSLSVWMTALQRPMVVIHELFNDSVLDMSWGPQQCLLMACSGDGTIACLQFNEDELGTRVSDQEKNAIFKRKYGGCIEDFYAPIKPPPPKARVLPELSSYALPNAAMDRRLPVQTPAASNTSPARAISKQTETRTKDGKRRITPVFIPLNDLSEPLSGIGSSIGSSPSNNNSHNNNNMNSNNVDSGNGSVVTSGGVGVIAGLGVEPLMPEPLYGRGEQGSRSSLMLPPAAATTAAIAPRRNSMQLLCDLNSSNTLGPKLQITANSKCEFTKSAQDYRIHVQNGHLKTGYGMVAKVTAQLSREQLWEMYVGSPVINVNLCSKYVMLCSLDGSMRLLAMSTGCPIFPAISLTSAAVHCAFSPDNQMVGVLTECGMLRIWNIGKRRIRLSTNCLELLNKHGMALHFAITDQGMPLIGFPSGNSYSYSTQLKSWLVLATGDAILFNGIRGSLPRDLEHVNRKFPLLSMQAGTHNFVSLRGAVEIDPESWQQTAKVLFLENQIKLCEELEAVEELKHWHVMLTFQLATYGTEKRLRIFLDSFLNSGEEQTSYQSVPKHELMQCVLESLKPHTQWEHIYNEYLELYQLNEENFVVSSEPLPQSSSNISYPLPTTPCPRTRAAAAAAAAIEALLTAEPSTPPPSTKEIPEQESDADSTSSSLPATTVTTPEPAAMETDANI from the exons ATGAGGCTCGTGAAGCCGGGTTGGGTGCACCATGATG ATAAACCAATCTTCTCGGTGGACGTGCATCAGGATTGCACAAAATTCGCAACAGGCGGACAGGGAAATGATTCGGGACGCGTTGTCATTTGGAATCTGAAGCCGGTGCTGTCCGAAAAGGATGAGAACGATGCGACGGTGCCAAAGATGCTCTGCCAAATGGATCAGCATTTGGCGTGTGTGAATTGTGTGCGTTGGTCACAGAATGGTTTACTCCTTGCCTCCGGTTCCGATGACAAgctgatcatgatttggcgcAAAGCGCAAGGACCCAGCGGTGTCTTTGGCACCGGCGGCATGCAACAGAATCACGAGTCCTGGAAATGCATACACACGCTGCGTGGACACGATGGTGATGTCTTGGATTTGGCGTGGTCACCAAACGATTTATATTTGGCCAGTTGCAGCATTGACAATACAATTATTGTGTGGGATGGACGTGGTTTGCCCGCCCAGCTGCAAACGCTCAGAGGACACACGGGCCTGGTCAAAGGCGTCGCCTGGGATCCAGTGGGCAAATTTCTGGCCTCCCAATCCGATGATCGTAGCATTAAGATTTGGCGTACGATGGACTGGTCGTGCTCGACAACGATAACGGAACCGTTTCAGGAATGTGGCGGGACAACGCATATACTACGACTCTCCTGGTCACCAGATGGACAGTATTTGGTCTCGGCCCATGCCATGAATGGAGGCGGACCGACGGCACAGATCATTGAGCGTGAGGGTTTCAAGTGTGACAAGGATTTTGTGGGACACCGCAAGGCGGTCACTTGTGTACGCTTCCACAATTCCATATTGATACGTCACATGACCGGTGGGAATCCCAGCAAGCCGACACAATATTGTCTACTGGCTGTTGGCTCCAGAGATCGATCTCTGTCGGTTTGGATGACGGCATTGCAGCGTCCCATGGTTGTCATCCATGAGTTGTTCAATGACAGCGTGCTGGACATGTCCTGGGGACCACAACAATGTCTACTCATGGCCTGCAGTGGCGATGGCACCATTGCATGCCTCCAATTCAATGAGGATGAACTGGGCACACGTGTTTCGGATCAGGAAAAGAATGCCATCTTTAAGCGTAAATATGGTGGTTGCATTGAGGATTTCTATGCACCCATTAAGCCACCTCCTCCCAAGGCCAGAGTTCTGCCCGAATTGAGTAGTTATGCGCTGCCCAATGCCGCCATGGATCGAAGGCTTCCTGTCCAGACACCAGCTGCTTCCAATACCTCGCCGGCTCGTGCCATCAgcaaacagacagagacacGCACCAAGGATGGCAAGCGACGGATTACCCCAGTGTTTATACCACTCAATGATCTGTCGGAGCCCTTGTCGGGCATTGGCAGCTCCATTGGCAGTTcacccagcaacaacaacag ccacaataacaacaacatgaataGTAATAACGTGGACAGTGGAAATGGAAGTGTGGTCACATCGGGAGGAGTTGGAGTCATCGCCGGACTGGGAGTGGAACCATTGATGCCCGAGCCACTTTACGGACGTGGAGAACAGGGATCAAGATCCAGTCTGATGCTTCCACCGgctgcggcaacaacagctgcaattGCGCCACGTCGCAATTCGATGCAGTTGCTCTGCGATTTGAATAGCAGCAATACATTGGGTCCCAAGCTGCAAATCACAGCGAATAGTAAATGTGAATTTACGAAATCCGCCCAAGACTATCGCATCCATGTGCAGAATGGACACCTGAAGACGGGCTATGGCATGGTGGCCAAGGTGACGGCCCAGTTGAGTCGGGAGCAGCTCTGGGAGATGTATGTGGGCTCGCCCGTGATTAATGTGAATCTGTGCAGTAAATATGTCATGTTGTGCTCCCTGGACGGAAGCATGCGTCTGCTGGCCATGTCAACGGGCTGTCCCATCTTTCCGGCCATTTCATTAACCTCGGCGGCCGTTCATTGCGCCTTCAGTCCGGATAATCAAATGGTTGGCGTCCTCACCGAATGCGGCATGTTGAGGATATGGAATATTGGCAAGAGACGCATTCGTCTGTCCACCAATTGCCTGGAATTGCTCAATAAACATGGCATGGCATTGCATTTTGCCATCACGGATCAGGGAATGCCTCTAATTGGTTTCCCCAGCGGCAATTCATATTCGTACTCAACACAACTCAAATCCTGGCTGGTTCTGGCCACTGGAGATGCCATACTCTTTAATGGTATTCGTGGCTCGTTGCCCAGGGACTTGGAGCATGTGAATCGCAAGTTTCCCCTGCTTAGCATGCAGGCCGGTACGCATAATTTTGTCAGTTTGCGGGGAGCTGTGGAAAT TGATCCGGAAAGCTGGCAACAGACGGCCAAAGTTCTCTTTCTGGAGAATCAAATCAAGCTGTGCGAAGAATTGGAAGCTGTCGAGGAGCTGAAGCATTGGCATGTCATGTTGACCTTTCAACTGGCCACCTACGGCACCGAGAAGCGTCTGCGCATCTTTCTCGACAGCTTTCTCAACAGCGGCGAGGAGCAGACGAGTTACCAG TCTGTGCCGAAGCATGAGTTGATGCAGTGCGTCCTGGAATCGCTGAAGCCGCATACTCAATGGGAGCACATCTACAATGAGTATTTGGAGCTCTACCAACTGAACGAGGagaattttgttgtttcttccGAACCGCTGCCACAATCCTCATCAAATATTTCGTATCCGCTGCCGACGACGCCGTGTCCCAGGACacgtgctgctgctgccgctgcggcGGCCATTGAAGCCCTCCTCACGGCGGAACCTTCAACGCCTCCGCCGTCAACGAAAGAGATTCCGGAGCAAGAAAGTGATGCGGATTCAACGTCATCTTCCCTGCCTGCCACAACAGTCACAACGCCAGAGCCTGCGGCCATGGAAACTGATGCGAATATCTAA